The genomic DNA CTCGCCTCGCGCAAGCTGGCGACAATCAAAAGGTCCGGCCTCGCTGGAGAAGGCCCCTCTGGCCTGGCTGCTGACTGGCGATCAAACGTCCAAGATCAGCCTGACCCCTTCCCACAACGCCCGCAGCTCCCCCTGGGGGTCCTCCGCCAGAGAAGGCACCTCATCCCAAATCAGCGTTGCGCGCCGTTCCAGATCGTAGCGTGGCCACTCCGGCAGACTGGGAATAGCCGGGTTCCCGGTGCGAATAAAGGCCGCCCAGGAGGCATGCATCAGATCGGCCAGGGCCTGTCGACTGGGCGAAGTACCCGTAAACAGGCGCGAGAGTCCCACATTGAGCGTATTGAAGACAAAAGGAATATCCATCGCATGCGCGGCCCCGAGCACCCCGCCGAAGGCGGGCGACTTCCAGTCGAAGCGATACATCCAGACGGGCGCCCCCTGTCGAACCTGGGCTTCTGCCAGGCGAATGACCGGGATGCGAAAAACCAGATCGCCCATCAGATCGATCCAGGCTAGCTCGGGAGAGTGGTCCTCGCGTGCCTCCGTATAGCGTGCGAGCACCTGCTGAGCGGCCTCGCCAAAGAGGCGCTTGAGGAGCGCTTCGTTGATCTGGGCTCCCCCACCCATCAGGGCGAACAGCCGCCATTCGTCGCGGTTCGTTCCCAGCAAGACGGTCACATCTCTGGCCAGGCCCTGGGCCAGCATCGCCAGCGGATGCTGCGGCAGCGTCTCGCCATCGATCACCGGACTGAAAGCGCGAACTCCGCCGAACTCTCGTCCCAGCTCTGGCTGCACCTTGAGCAGGCTCTCCACTGATACCTCGGCCAGGGCCTCGGCCCGCGAAGGCTCCAGCCCAAGCCTGGTCAGAAGGGCCTGGGCCACGCGCGTGGCCTCGGCGCCAGTAGGCAGGTCGCCGGCGGCACCGCTTTGCAGGATCGCTCGCTGAAAAAGGCCGCGCGCCGCTGGCATGCCCAGCAGCGCAGCGATGCTCATGGCGCCTGCCGATTCGCCCATCACCGTCACATTCTCGGGATCACCGCCAAAAGCCTCGATGTTCTCCTGCACCCAGTGCAGCGCCGCAATCTGGTCGAGCAGACCACAGTTGCCGCTGTAGCTGGAGCCAGCTCCGGCCAACTCCTTGAGGTAGAGGAAGCCTAGCACTCCCAGCCGGTAATTGAGCGAAACCACCACGATATTGTGACGCTCTGCAAATGACGCGCCGTCATACCACGGGTCGGAGGCCGAGCCGATGGTGAAGGCCCCGCCGTGAATATAGACCATGACCGGGC from Thermogemmatispora onikobensis includes the following:
- a CDS encoding carboxylesterase/lipase family protein; amino-acid sequence: MSECIVETRYGKVQGYQQGAICVWKGIPFARPPVGARRFRPPEPPEPWTGVRPTTAFSPMAPQVAEMGASMVGAIGAERVVDPRPISEDCLYLNIWSPAADQGKRPVMVYIHGGAFTIGSASDPWYDGASFAERHNIVVVSLNYRLGVLGFLYLKELAGAGSSYSGNCGLLDQIAALHWVQENIEAFGGDPENVTVMGESAGAMSIAALLGMPAARGLFQRAILQSGAAGDLPTGAEATRVAQALLTRLGLEPSRAEALAEVSVESLLKVQPELGREFGGVRAFSPVIDGETLPQHPLAMLAQGLARDVTVLLGTNRDEWRLFALMGGGAQINEALLKRLFGEAAQQVLARYTEAREDHSPELAWIDLMGDLVFRIPVIRLAEAQVRQGAPVWMYRFDWKSPAFGGVLGAAHAMDIPFVFNTLNVGLSRLFTGTSPSRQALADLMHASWAAFIRTGNPAIPSLPEWPRYDLERRATLIWDEVPSLAEDPQGELRALWEGVRLILDV